In the Quercus lobata isolate SW786 chromosome 5, ValleyOak3.0 Primary Assembly, whole genome shotgun sequence genome, one interval contains:
- the LOC115988362 gene encoding mitotic apparatus protein p62-like, with translation MEVEGEDGSKIVLQNAGDKVVFGRGFGFNTKDMTVSRRHVVFELAKCGESQTGSKYSKVLFEVVGKNPMSVKEHGSGEIRVFRKGEKGDVAEGDWLCLLSGKRPVWFAVRESGSGEKEKRVLESEIGLGESLGGGFEFDDGVDVEALDIDPVKEFGFLVMGHEFDHYPKQMLRDIRNWDWFLEEPKRDSDDDEYLEKSGKRGVMKWRRKAAGNDDDDDFTGESDDDKELVAKVRKVDRPKYSTRSKDRDKPHKEAKGSKNSLQKKTSGANEDDDDDDDETLGGFIVDDVEQEEETDEDEEEFVEDDEEEEVDD, from the exons ATGGAGGTTGAAGGAGAAGACGGTTCCAAAATTGTGTTACAAAATGCGGGGGACAAGGTCGTGTTTGGAAGAGGCTTTGGTTTTAACACGAAAGACATGACAGTGTCACGTCGCCACGTTGTGTTTGAACTAGCGAAATGTGGTGAGAGCCAAACGGGGTCCAAGTACTCCAAGGTTTTGTTTGAGGTTGTTGGGAAGAATCCCATGTCGGTGAAGGAACATGGGAGTGGGGAAATCCGGGTTTTCAGGAAGGGTGAGAAGGGTGACGTGGCGGAAGGTGATTGGCTCTGCTTACTGTCTGGGAAGAGACCCGTTTGGTTTGCTGTGAGGGAAAGTGGGTCTGGGGAGAAAGAGAAGAGGGTTTTGGAGAGTGAGATTGGTTTGGGTGAGAGTTTGGGAGGTGGGTTTGAGTTTGATGATGGGGTTGATGTTGAGGCTTTGGATATTGACCCTGTTAAag AGTTTGGTTTTCTTGTGATGGGGCATGAGTTTGATCACTATCCCAAGCAAATGCTCCGTGATATAAGAAATTGGGACTGGTTTCTTGAGGAACCTAAAAGagatagtgatgatgatgagtATCTTGAGAAGAGCGGAAAGAGAGGAGTGATGAAATGGAGAAGGAAAGCTGCAGGcaatgacgatgatgatgactTTACAGGTGAGAGTGATGATGACAAGGAGCTTGTCGCAAAAGTAAGAAAGGTTGACAGACCTAAATATTCTACAAGATCAAAAGACCGTGACAAGCCTCACAAGGAGGCCAAAGGTAGTAAGAACTCTTTGCAAAAGAAAACTAGTGGTGcaaatgaagatgatgatgatgatgatgatgaaacaCTTGGAGgctttattgttgatgatgtggaacaagaagaagaaactgatgaagatgaagaagagttTGTTGAAGATGACGAGGAGGAAGAAGTAGATGATTGA